One Kitasatospora sp. MAP12-44 DNA segment encodes these proteins:
- a CDS encoding IS21 family transposase → MRAYLGGQRTPGIRIRPPDGFLQFLPYCRQRLADDPHLPAAVLLGEIVELGYPSGYSTFTRALRKHHARLPCEQCEGDGPAGSSPGSGRRSEEAVRFDWLELPEPPGGWGCGRHPHLLLGSLARSGRWRGALAEDTDLPHLVEAMEHVLRRLGGTAECWWLGRTPAVYCPGSERVTPALRQVARYYGARVEFLPDDGRLPPASEQAERATRSWWSALADGTALDEAQHSLDRLAAGLDPEAQAVGNARAGGPTSAPEPLRELPAAPFPIWVRDRRTVTAQGLVPFRGNLYAVPNHLAGAVLEVRRRLDQPYLSIATVAGAVIARYALAQPGAGLTVVEHSGVVAILERWPTTSARADAPSCRRVTPRPPSEKALAEADALRGRTGGAPGCRGADGPTATAMRVPAQRDSRPTNRGPDPRPPLTGRAT, encoded by the coding sequence GTGCGAGCGTATCTCGGCGGACAGCGGACCCCGGGCATCCGAATTCGCCCCCCGGACGGATTTCTCCAGTTTCTTCCGTACTGCCGCCAACGGCTGGCGGACGACCCGCACCTTCCCGCCGCCGTTCTCCTCGGCGAGATCGTCGAGCTGGGCTACCCGAGCGGCTACTCGACGTTCACGCGTGCTCTGCGCAAACACCACGCCCGGCTGCCCTGCGAGCAGTGTGAGGGCGACGGTCCCGCCGGGAGCAGCCCGGGCAGTGGTCGACGGAGCGAGGAGGCGGTCCGATTCGACTGGCTGGAGCTTCCCGAGCCACCGGGTGGATGGGGCTGCGGCAGGCATCCGCACCTGTTGCTGGGATCGCTCGCCCGCTCCGGCCGCTGGCGCGGAGCTCTGGCGGAGGACACCGATCTGCCGCACCTCGTCGAGGCGATGGAGCACGTGCTGAGGCGGTTGGGCGGAACCGCCGAGTGCTGGTGGCTCGGCCGGACCCCGGCCGTGTACTGCCCCGGCAGCGAGCGCGTGACGCCGGCATTGCGGCAGGTGGCGAGGTACTACGGTGCGAGAGTCGAGTTCCTCCCAGACGATGGCCGACTACCCCCGGCATCCGAGCAGGCCGAGCGGGCCACCCGGTCCTGGTGGAGCGCACTGGCGGACGGCACCGCGTTGGACGAGGCACAGCACAGTCTGGACCGGCTCGCGGCGGGTCTGGACCCCGAGGCTCAGGCGGTCGGCAACGCGCGTGCGGGCGGCCCGACTTCGGCCCCCGAACCGCTTCGAGAACTGCCCGCCGCACCGTTCCCGATCTGGGTCCGCGACCGTCGTACGGTCACGGCCCAGGGCCTGGTGCCGTTCCGCGGCAACCTCTACGCCGTACCGAACCACCTGGCCGGCGCCGTGCTGGAGGTCCGGCGGCGACTCGACCAGCCCTACCTCTCCATCGCCACCGTCGCCGGAGCCGTCATCGCCCGGTATGCGCTCGCCCAGCCGGGGGCCGGGCTGACGGTCGTCGAGCACAGTGGTGTCGTCGCCATCCTGGAGCGGTGGCCGACGACATCGGCGCGCGCGGACGCCCCGTCCTGCCGCAGGGTGACGCCGCGGCCGCCGTCCGAGAAGGCACTGGCCGAGGCGGATGCGCTGCGCGGGCGAACCGGGGGCGCGCCCGGCTGCCGAGGGGCGGACGGGCCGACCGCCACGGCGATGCGGGTGCCGGCCCAGCGGGACAGTCGGCCGACGAATCGGGGACCCGATCCGCGGCCGCCGCTGACCGGCCGCGCCACCTGA
- a CDS encoding flavodoxin family protein has product MADTAATYGDLRALVINCTLKRSPERSHTEGLIDVSRSIMERQGVQVEVLRAVDHDIATGVWPDMTEHGWETDEWPVLYSKVMDADILTLAGPVWLGDNSSVMKQVIERLYACSSLLNEAGQYAYYGRVGGCLITGNEDGAKHCAMNVLYSLQHLGYVIPPQADAGWVGAAGPGPSYLDPGSGGPENDFTNRNTTFMTWNLLHLARMLKDAGGIPAHGNQRSEWDAGCRFDFDNPEHR; this is encoded by the coding sequence ATGGCAGACACAGCTGCGACCTACGGTGACCTGCGGGCGCTGGTGATCAACTGCACGCTCAAACGCTCCCCCGAGCGCAGCCACACCGAAGGCCTGATCGACGTGAGCCGCAGCATCATGGAACGCCAGGGCGTCCAGGTCGAGGTGCTGCGGGCGGTGGATCACGACATCGCGACGGGTGTCTGGCCGGACATGACCGAGCACGGCTGGGAGACCGACGAATGGCCGGTCCTCTACTCGAAGGTGATGGACGCCGACATCCTCACGCTGGCGGGGCCGGTGTGGCTGGGCGACAACTCCTCGGTGATGAAGCAGGTCATCGAACGCCTCTACGCCTGCTCCTCGCTGCTCAACGAGGCCGGGCAGTACGCCTACTACGGCCGGGTCGGCGGCTGCCTGATCACCGGCAACGAGGACGGCGCCAAGCACTGCGCCATGAACGTCCTCTACAGCCTCCAGCACCTCGGCTACGTCATCCCCCCGCAGGCCGACGCCGGCTGGGTCGGCGCGGCCGGCCCCGGGCCCTCCTACCTCGACCCCGGCTCGGGCGGCCCGGAGAACGACTTCACCAACCGGAACACCACGTTCATGACCTGGAACCTCCTGCACCTGGCGAGGATGCTCAAGGACGCCGGCGGCATCCCCGCCCACGGCAACCAGCGCTCCGAGTGGGACGCCGGCTGCCGCTTCGACTTCGACAACCCCGAGCACCGTTGA
- a CDS encoding PP2C family protein-serine/threonine phosphatase has translation MLLPLVLIVVITIIDILSPPNIHLGPLLVVAPAITASFASTRLTAVVSVLAVTALTIIGVLRDGLTTSNHETQIVALIVVSGLVVLFSAIRDRHARELVQVRSVSEAAQRVLLRPLPARIASLRIASVYLAAEAEAQIGGDLYAATRTSTGTRLLVGDVRGKGLASLSDAALLLGAFRAAAHLQTTLPELAAHLDASLSWDLNEETGGEPGESFITAVLLDIPDRGTAIRVVNCGHPPPLLLRKGRALALEPSHPAPPLGLGDLAASPYRPDVFDFEPGDRLLIYTDGVIEARNANRDFYPLADRVAAWSSEHPVALLQNLRHDLLAHAGGHLGDDAAMVAVERLTDQPGPADPLGPLDPLDPLEPLDPLNPLDPLDPLDPLDPSS, from the coding sequence GTGCTGCTGCCGCTTGTGCTGATCGTGGTGATCACCATCATCGACATCCTGTCCCCGCCGAACATCCACCTGGGCCCGCTGCTGGTGGTGGCTCCCGCGATCACCGCCTCGTTCGCCAGCACCCGGCTCACCGCTGTGGTCAGCGTGCTCGCGGTGACCGCGCTGACCATCATCGGGGTGCTGCGCGACGGGCTGACCACCTCCAACCACGAGACCCAGATCGTCGCGCTGATCGTCGTCTCCGGCCTGGTAGTGCTCTTCAGCGCGATCCGGGACCGGCATGCCCGCGAACTGGTCCAAGTGCGCTCGGTCTCGGAGGCGGCGCAGCGCGTCCTGCTGCGGCCGCTGCCGGCCCGGATCGCCTCGCTGCGGATCGCCTCCGTCTACCTGGCCGCCGAGGCCGAGGCGCAGATCGGCGGCGACCTGTACGCGGCCACCCGCACCTCCACCGGCACCCGGCTGCTGGTCGGCGACGTCCGCGGCAAGGGGCTGGCCTCGCTCAGCGACGCCGCCCTGCTGCTGGGGGCGTTCCGGGCGGCCGCGCACCTGCAGACCACCCTGCCCGAGCTGGCCGCCCACCTGGACGCCAGCCTCAGCTGGGACCTCAACGAGGAGACCGGGGGCGAGCCGGGCGAGTCGTTCATCACCGCCGTCCTGCTCGACATCCCGGACCGGGGCACCGCGATCCGGGTCGTGAACTGCGGCCATCCGCCGCCCCTGCTGCTGCGCAAGGGCCGGGCGCTCGCGCTGGAGCCGAGCCACCCGGCGCCCCCGCTCGGCCTGGGCGACCTGGCGGCCTCCCCGTACCGGCCCGACGTCTTCGACTTCGAGCCGGGCGACCGGCTGCTGATCTACACCGACGGCGTGATCGAGGCCCGCAACGCCAACCGCGACTTCTACCCGCTCGCCGACCGGGTGGCCGCCTGGAGCAGCGAACACCCCGTCGCCCTGCTCCAGAACCTGCGCCATGACCTGCTCGCGCACGCCGGCGGCCACCTGGGTGACGACGCCGCCATGGTCGCCGTCGAACGCCTGACCGACCAGCCCGGGCCTGCCGACCCGTTAGGCCCTCTGGACCCACTAGACCCGTTGGAGCCCTTGGACCCGCTGAACCCCCTGGACCCGCTGGACCCGCTGGACCCGCTGGACCCGTCGAGCTGA
- a CDS encoding gamma-glutamylcyclotransferase produces MHLPFFVYGTLRPGGHYHARYLGGRCEAVRPAVLTGAALHEGPGYPYVVLAPDDPGQRVHGDLVTVRPADYAAVLAALDELEDCRPDGSGEYVRLRLPVLTGLPDLPAPAGLTAPAGLTAPAGLTDAWVYLAGPAEAARLRAAPAPIPSGNWLDRDRRP; encoded by the coding sequence GTGCACCTCCCCTTCTTCGTCTACGGCACGCTGCGCCCCGGCGGGCACTACCACGCGCGCTACCTCGGCGGCCGCTGCGAGGCCGTCCGCCCGGCGGTGCTGACCGGGGCCGCGCTGCACGAGGGCCCGGGCTACCCGTACGTCGTCCTCGCTCCTGACGACCCGGGGCAGCGCGTCCACGGCGACCTGGTCACCGTCCGCCCGGCCGACTACGCCGCCGTGCTGGCCGCGCTGGACGAGCTGGAGGACTGCCGCCCGGACGGCAGCGGCGAGTACGTCCGGCTGCGGCTGCCCGTCCTGACCGGCCTGCCCGACCTGCCCGCCCCGGCAGGCCTCACCGCCCCGGCAGGCCTGACCGCCCCGGCAGGCCTCACCGACGCCTGGGTCTACCTGGCCGGCCCCGCCGAGGCCGCCCGGCTGCGCGCCGCGCCCGCCCCGATACCCTCCGGCAACTGGCTGGACCGCGACCGGCGTCCATAA
- a CDS encoding peptide-N4-asparagine amidase, with protein MKTLPHRRPRALAVPAVVLALAAALCLPVASASALASAAALAPASASAPASGRGLIHADAAPAAPAAPADAAPAPSPGKVETNYADPTTALPPVSRPNTPHCTVTAMQHDFANSYGQPFTGTLAPPANCPGPWSKVVLDWSGSVAGRQYDRLAGVWIGGSEVFRTSTPEPDPAGIHWHVDQDLSSFIPLLRTPQPLVVDLGNIVNSTYTGVYHMTMTVTYYQADRSNPPAATADQVLPVSQSTTAPGWWTLTKGQTATSTLMFPRNLTAAHLQVYARGGGCEEFWYSNVPDAYAAAHPDYGLCGGGTYREVQVMVDGRLAGTVQPFPAIYTGGISPLMWRPIPSIDAFRTLPYDVDLTPFAGTLTDGKPHTVTLVPPAGISDGWTLDGSLFLTTDPLAKQTTGAVTTDTVTAAPQLDTTQSTTPAGADLITVTGDRDWTVAGYVDTSHGRVSTRIDHHGEYRNSDTIADQGQQQVTSQRDSGWTVTSTDRSGDRGGDPSANPSAGPSADSDHGYGRPQVTRSSWSYPIDVTSSYVPGADADSYLAKGQVTVARHLADQTLQGWSWRPGASTDDELTAQGVLERQSGTLVQADGSDAEHYVGRTADGGCYDHQLAADHGYLTLDLQRSCR; from the coding sequence ATGAAGACACTCCCGCACCGCCGCCCGCGCGCTCTCGCCGTCCCCGCCGTGGTGCTGGCGCTCGCTGCGGCGCTCTGCCTCCCGGTCGCCTCGGCCTCGGCCTTAGCTTCGGCCGCAGCACTGGCGCCCGCATCCGCGTCCGCGCCCGCGTCCGGGCGGGGGCTGATACACGCCGATGCGGCCCCGGCTGCTCCCGCTGCTCCCGCTGACGCGGCGCCCGCGCCGTCGCCCGGCAAGGTCGAGACCAACTACGCCGACCCCACCACCGCGCTGCCGCCCGTCAGCCGTCCGAACACCCCGCACTGCACCGTCACGGCGATGCAGCACGACTTCGCCAACAGCTACGGCCAGCCCTTCACCGGCACCCTCGCCCCGCCCGCGAACTGCCCCGGGCCGTGGTCGAAGGTGGTGCTCGACTGGTCCGGCAGCGTCGCCGGCCGCCAGTACGACCGGCTCGCGGGCGTCTGGATCGGCGGCTCCGAGGTGTTCCGCACCAGCACCCCTGAGCCCGACCCGGCCGGCATCCACTGGCACGTCGACCAGGACCTCAGCAGCTTCATCCCGCTGCTGCGCACCCCGCAGCCGCTGGTGGTCGACCTCGGAAACATCGTCAACTCCACCTACACCGGCGTCTACCACATGACCATGACGGTCACCTACTACCAGGCCGACCGGTCCAACCCGCCGGCCGCCACCGCCGACCAGGTGCTCCCGGTCTCGCAGTCGACCACCGCGCCCGGCTGGTGGACGCTGACCAAGGGTCAGACCGCGACCTCCACGCTGATGTTCCCGCGCAACCTCACCGCCGCCCACCTCCAGGTGTACGCGCGGGGCGGCGGCTGCGAGGAGTTCTGGTACTCCAACGTGCCGGACGCCTACGCGGCGGCGCACCCCGACTACGGGCTGTGCGGCGGCGGCACCTACCGCGAGGTCCAGGTCATGGTGGACGGCCGACTCGCCGGGACGGTGCAGCCGTTCCCCGCGATCTACACCGGCGGCATCAGCCCGCTGATGTGGCGGCCGATCCCGAGCATCGACGCGTTCCGCACGCTGCCCTACGACGTCGACCTGACCCCGTTCGCCGGCACCCTGACGGACGGCAAGCCACACACCGTCACGCTCGTTCCGCCGGCCGGGATCAGTGACGGCTGGACGCTCGACGGCAGCCTCTTCCTCACCACCGACCCGCTGGCCAAGCAGACCACCGGCGCGGTCACCACCGACACCGTCACCGCCGCGCCGCAGCTCGACACCACGCAGAGCACCACCCCGGCCGGCGCCGACCTGATCACCGTGACGGGCGACCGGGACTGGACGGTGGCCGGCTACGTGGACACCTCGCACGGCCGGGTCAGCACGCGGATCGACCACCACGGCGAGTACCGCAACAGCGACACCATCGCCGACCAGGGGCAGCAGCAGGTCACTTCGCAGCGCGACAGCGGCTGGACGGTCACCAGCACGGACCGCAGCGGCGACCGCGGCGGCGACCCCAGTGCCAACCCCAGCGCCGGCCCCAGCGCCGACAGCGACCACGGCTACGGCCGGCCGCAGGTGACCCGCAGCAGCTGGTCCTACCCGATCGACGTGACCAGCTCGTACGTGCCCGGCGCCGACGCCGACAGCTACCTGGCCAAGGGTCAGGTCACCGTGGCCCGGCACCTGGCCGACCAGACCCTGCAGGGCTGGAGCTGGCGGCCCGGCGCCTCCACCGACGACGAGCTGACGGCGCAGGGCGTGCTGGAGCGGCAGTCCGGCACGCTCGTCCAGGCGGACGGCAGCGACGCGGAGCACTACGTGGGCCGGACGGCCGACGGCGGCTGCTACGACCACCAGCTCGCCGCCGACCACGGATATCTCACGCTGGACCTCCAACGGTCCTGCCGGTAG